The following proteins are encoded in a genomic region of Xanthomonas citri pv. mangiferaeindicae:
- a CDS encoding diacylglycerol kinase produces the protein MTARQSAAGDRVGERGAPRIVLIAALDRNRAIGGGNALLWHLPDDLKRFKALTLGQPVLMGRRTAESIGRALPGRRNLVLTRSGRVPFDGMEAVASLDAALALAAGDGAQALCVIGGGEVYALTLARATHLALTCVDTEADGADAWFPAFDAGDWIETARQAHAADARHAHAFVFVDYRRA, from the coding sequence ATGACGGCGCGGCAGTCGGCCGCGGGGGACCGTGTCGGCGAACGCGGTGCGCCGCGGATCGTGTTGATCGCAGCGCTCGATCGCAATCGCGCGATCGGCGGCGGCAATGCGCTGCTGTGGCATCTGCCCGACGATCTGAAGCGCTTCAAGGCACTGACGCTGGGCCAGCCGGTGCTGATGGGGCGACGCACCGCCGAGTCGATCGGCCGCGCGCTGCCCGGTCGCCGCAATCTGGTGCTGACGCGCTCGGGCCGCGTGCCATTCGACGGGATGGAAGCGGTCGCGTCGCTCGATGCGGCGCTCGCGCTGGCCGCGGGCGATGGCGCCCAGGCGCTGTGCGTGATCGGCGGCGGCGAGGTCTACGCGCTGACGCTGGCACGCGCTACACACCTGGCGCTGACCTGCGTCGATACCGAGGCTGACGGTGCCGACGCCTGGTTTCCGGCCTTCGACGCCGGCGACTGGATCGAGACCGCGCGGCAGGCGCACGCTGCCGACGCGCGCCACGCGCACGCGTTCGTGTTCGTCGATTACCGCCGCGCCTGA
- a CDS encoding 4-hydroxythreonine-4-phosphate dehydrogenase PdxA: MTRPRLALVPGEPAGVGPELCVRAAWRACEADLVAIGDREALRRAADAIALPIAFADAQAPQVPPGTLRLIELPHAHVPAFGTPDPRNARSILDALLHAAAGCREGRFDGLVTGPVHKAAINAGGVPYTGTTELLADDAGCDVVMMLANPQLRVALATTHLPLRAVPDAITAPVLERVLHILDTALRRDFGLQAPRIVVLGLNPHAGEDGHLGFEERDIIAPVLARLRAEGLALDGPLPADTAFLPTRLADVDAVLAMYHDQGLPVLKHSGFESAVNLTLGLPYPRVAVDHGTALALAGSGRADPSSLFCAIDQCAALARHRRAVA; encoded by the coding sequence ATGACCCGGCCCAGGCTGGCGCTGGTGCCGGGCGAGCCGGCCGGCGTCGGCCCGGAGCTGTGCGTGCGCGCCGCCTGGCGCGCCTGTGAGGCCGACCTGGTCGCGATCGGCGATCGTGAGGCCTTGCGTCGGGCCGCCGACGCGATCGCGCTGCCGATCGCCTTCGCCGATGCCCAAGCACCGCAGGTGCCCCCCGGTACGCTGCGCCTGATCGAGCTCCCGCATGCGCATGTCCCCGCGTTCGGCACGCCCGACCCGCGCAACGCGCGCAGCATTCTCGATGCGCTCCTGCACGCTGCCGCCGGTTGCCGCGAAGGCCGCTTCGACGGCCTGGTGACCGGCCCTGTGCACAAGGCCGCGATCAATGCCGGCGGCGTGCCCTATACCGGCACAACCGAACTGCTGGCCGACGACGCCGGCTGCGATGTCGTGATGATGCTCGCCAACCCGCAACTGCGCGTGGCGCTCGCGACCACCCATCTGCCGCTGCGCGCCGTCCCCGATGCCATCACCGCGCCCGTGCTCGAGCGCGTGTTGCACATCCTCGACACCGCATTGCGTCGCGACTTCGGGCTGCAGGCGCCGCGGATCGTGGTGCTGGGCCTCAATCCCCATGCCGGTGAAGACGGCCATCTGGGCTTCGAGGAGCGCGACATCATCGCCCCGGTGCTGGCGCGGCTGCGTGCCGAGGGGCTCGCCCTCGATGGCCCGCTGCCGGCCGATACTGCGTTTCTGCCGACGCGTCTGGCCGATGTCGATGCGGTGCTGGCGATGTACCACGACCAGGGCCTGCCGGTGCTCAAGCACAGCGGTTTCGAATCGGCGGTCAACCTGACCCTGGGCCTGCCGTATCCCCGCGTCGCGGTGGACCACGGCACCGCGCTCGCGCTCGCCGGCAGCGGCCGCGCCGACCCGTCGAGCCTGTTCTGTGCGATCGACCAATGCGCCGCGCTCGCTCGCCATCGCCGGGCCGTGGCATGA
- a CDS encoding thymidylate synthase, whose amino-acid sequence MRQYLDLLRHVLEHGSDKADRTGTGTRSVFGWQMRFDLADGFPLVTTKKLHLRSIVHELLWFLKGETNIGYLKAHKVGIWDEWADADGELGPVYGKQWRRWTGSDGREIDQIRWVVDEIVRNPDSRRLIVSAWNVADLPQMALMPCHTMFQFYVVDGRLSCQLYQRSGDIFLGVPFNIASYALLTHMVAQATGLGVGDFVHTLGDAHLYANHFEQAREQLTRTPRSLPRLRLNPDVTDLFAFGYDDIAFDGYDPWPAIKAPVAV is encoded by the coding sequence ATGCGCCAGTACCTGGATCTGCTGCGCCATGTGCTCGAGCACGGCAGCGACAAGGCCGACCGCACCGGCACCGGCACGCGCAGCGTGTTCGGCTGGCAGATGCGCTTCGATCTGGCCGACGGCTTTCCGCTGGTCACGACCAAGAAGCTGCATCTGCGCTCGATCGTCCATGAGCTGCTGTGGTTCCTGAAGGGCGAGACCAACATCGGGTATCTCAAGGCCCACAAGGTCGGCATCTGGGACGAGTGGGCCGATGCCGACGGCGAACTGGGGCCGGTCTACGGTAAGCAGTGGCGACGCTGGACCGGCAGCGACGGTCGCGAGATCGATCAGATCCGCTGGGTCGTCGACGAGATCGTGCGCAACCCCGATTCGCGCCGGCTGATCGTCAGCGCCTGGAATGTCGCCGATCTGCCGCAGATGGCGCTGATGCCCTGCCACACGATGTTCCAGTTCTACGTGGTCGACGGCCGCCTGAGCTGCCAGCTCTACCAGCGCAGCGGCGACATTTTCCTCGGCGTGCCGTTCAACATCGCCAGCTACGCGTTGCTCACGCACATGGTCGCGCAGGCCACCGGCCTGGGCGTCGGCGATTTCGTGCACACGCTCGGCGACGCGCACCTGTACGCCAATCACTTCGAGCAGGCCCGCGAGCAACTCACGCGCACGCCGCGCTCGCTGCCGCGGCTGCGCTTGAATCCGGACGTGACCGACCTGTTCGCATTCGGCTACGACGACATTGCCTTCGACGGTTACGACCCGTGGCCGGCGATCAAGGCGCCGGTCGCGGTATGA
- a CDS encoding molecular chaperone SurA: MKTLIRSLAAAIVLCAAAAHAQTLQPLDRIAAVVDEDVILASELERAVNNIRTQYATRQDQLPPQDILERQVLERLITLRLQTARAQQTGVRVSDEEVDQAIAAIAQQNNFSMDQLRRQLAGDGMSFDDFRASLRDELLIQRMRQRFAQTRISVSDAEVDAALSAQATGAQYRLAHILVALPEGATPEQIQTGQQKIDGIKGLIDRGEMEFSAAAVRYSDSPNALEGGDLGWRRTDEIPAAFATSVTSLQPGQVIGPIRGPSGFQLLQLVDVRDASQNGGAGTVTEYQARHILIRAQGDDDSAAKARADSLRARIVGGADFAQIARDSSEDNATKANGGDLGWFTQDEFGPDFGGQVAALGNGDVSQPFRTQAGWHIVQRMASRQSAGNDNNRRAQAREAIGQRKLEDEWDRYVREMRGEAYVSVRIGPNPDPEIGGGG; the protein is encoded by the coding sequence ATGAAGACACTGATCCGTTCCCTCGCGGCCGCCATCGTGCTGTGCGCCGCCGCCGCGCATGCCCAGACCCTGCAACCGCTCGACCGCATCGCTGCGGTCGTGGACGAGGACGTGATCCTCGCCAGCGAACTCGAGCGTGCGGTGAACAACATCCGTACCCAGTACGCGACCCGCCAGGACCAGTTGCCGCCGCAGGATATCCTCGAGCGCCAAGTGCTCGAGCGGCTGATCACGCTGCGCCTGCAGACCGCGCGTGCCCAGCAGACGGGCGTTCGCGTGAGCGACGAAGAAGTCGACCAGGCGATCGCGGCGATCGCGCAGCAGAACAACTTCTCGATGGACCAGTTGCGTCGTCAGCTGGCTGGCGACGGCATGTCGTTCGACGACTTCCGTGCCTCGCTGCGCGACGAACTGCTGATCCAGCGCATGCGCCAGCGCTTCGCACAGACCCGCATCTCGGTCAGCGATGCCGAGGTCGATGCCGCCCTGTCGGCGCAGGCCACCGGCGCTCAGTACCGCCTGGCGCACATCCTCGTCGCGCTGCCCGAGGGCGCCACGCCCGAGCAGATCCAGACCGGTCAGCAGAAGATCGATGGCATCAAGGGCCTGATCGACCGTGGCGAGATGGAATTCTCGGCCGCGGCGGTGCGCTACTCCGACAGCCCGAACGCACTGGAAGGCGGCGACCTGGGCTGGCGCCGGACCGACGAGATCCCGGCCGCGTTCGCGACCTCGGTCACCTCGCTGCAGCCGGGCCAGGTCATCGGCCCGATCCGCGGCCCCAGCGGCTTCCAGCTGCTGCAGTTGGTGGACGTGCGCGACGCGAGCCAGAACGGCGGCGCCGGCACGGTCACCGAGTACCAGGCCCGTCACATCCTGATCCGTGCCCAGGGCGACGACGACAGCGCCGCCAAGGCGCGTGCCGATTCGCTGCGCGCACGCATCGTGGGTGGCGCCGACTTCGCGCAGATCGCCCGCGACAGTTCCGAGGACAATGCCACCAAGGCCAACGGCGGCGACCTGGGCTGGTTCACGCAGGACGAGTTCGGCCCGGACTTCGGCGGCCAGGTTGCCGCGCTCGGCAACGGCGATGTCTCCCAGCCGTTCCGCACGCAGGCCGGCTGGCACATCGTCCAGCGCATGGCCAGCCGCCAGTCGGCCGGCAACGACAACAACAGGCGTGCGCAGGCGCGCGAGGCCATCGGCCAGCGCAAGCTCGAGGACGAGTGGGATCGCTACGTGCGTGAGATGCGCGGCGAGGCCTATGTCAGCGTCCGCATCGGCCCCAACCCCGATCCTGAGATCGGCGGCGGCGGCTGA
- a CDS encoding tRNA-binding protein yields MSAGAPIGWDDFLRIDLRVGRVVSAEAFPKARRPAYVLQVDFGPEIGVRKSSAQITDHYAPEALVGRLVVGVVNFPPKQIGPLMSECLITGFHDTEGKVRLCVPDGDIAPGTRLL; encoded by the coding sequence ATGAGCGCCGGCGCGCCGATCGGCTGGGACGATTTCCTGCGCATCGACCTGCGCGTGGGCCGCGTGGTGTCCGCCGAGGCGTTTCCCAAGGCGCGGCGCCCGGCCTATGTGCTGCAGGTCGACTTCGGTCCCGAGATCGGCGTGCGCAAGTCCAGCGCGCAGATCACCGACCACTACGCACCCGAGGCCCTGGTCGGCCGGCTGGTCGTGGGTGTGGTGAACTTCCCCCCAAAACAGATCGGCCCGCTGATGTCGGAGTGCCTGATTACCGGCTTCCACGACACCGAGGGCAAGGTCCGGCTGTGCGTGCCCGACGGCGACATCGCGCCCGGCACCCGGCTGCTGTGA
- a CDS encoding prolipoprotein diacylglyceryl transferase, producing MIILHQIDPIALQLPQIGPFHPSVHWYGVMYLLGFGMAWWLGRLRIRAGRLPGVDVERFGDLLFNGILGVILGGRIGYVLFYTPGELMADPLMLFKVWDGGMSFHGGLLGVLVAAWWWARRQRLHFFDVMDFVAPLVPPGLGFGRLGNYIGAELWGKYTQAGWGVVFPTDPAFAGWSAERLQAEFATGALDQFARHPSQLYQACLEGLAMFVILWLFSRKPRARYAVSGMFALLYGVFRILVEFVRVPDANIGYLAFGWVTQGQLLSLPLVALGLFLLWRSRSAPVLQPATPVQAG from the coding sequence ATGATCATCCTTCACCAGATCGATCCGATCGCGCTGCAACTGCCGCAGATCGGCCCGTTCCATCCGTCGGTCCACTGGTACGGCGTCATGTACCTGCTGGGCTTCGGCATGGCCTGGTGGCTGGGGCGGCTGCGCATCCGTGCCGGCCGCCTGCCCGGCGTCGATGTCGAGCGCTTCGGCGATCTGCTGTTCAACGGCATCCTCGGCGTGATCCTCGGTGGCCGCATCGGCTACGTGCTGTTCTACACGCCGGGCGAGCTGATGGCCGACCCGTTGATGCTGTTCAAGGTCTGGGACGGCGGCATGAGCTTCCACGGCGGCCTGCTCGGGGTGCTGGTGGCGGCTTGGTGGTGGGCGCGGCGCCAGCGCCTGCACTTCTTCGACGTGATGGATTTCGTGGCCCCGCTGGTGCCGCCGGGCCTGGGCTTCGGCCGGCTGGGCAACTACATTGGTGCCGAACTGTGGGGCAAGTACACCCAGGCTGGCTGGGGCGTGGTGTTTCCGACCGATCCGGCGTTCGCCGGCTGGTCGGCCGAGCGCCTGCAGGCCGAGTTCGCGACCGGCGCGCTGGATCAGTTCGCACGCCACCCATCGCAGCTCTACCAGGCGTGCCTGGAGGGACTGGCGATGTTCGTCATCCTGTGGCTGTTCTCACGCAAGCCGCGTGCGCGCTACGCGGTCTCGGGGATGTTCGCGCTGCTCTACGGCGTGTTCCGGATCCTGGTCGAGTTCGTGCGCGTGCCCGATGCCAACATCGGCTATCTGGCGTTCGGCTGGGTCACCCAGGGCCAATTGCTGTCGCTGCCGCTGGTCGCGCTGGGCCTGTTCCTGCTGTGGCGTTCGCGCAGCGCGCCGGTGCTGCAGCCGGCCACGCCCGTGCAGGCGGGCTGA
- a CDS encoding 16S rRNA (adenine(1518)-N(6)/adenine(1519)-N(6))-dimethyltransferase — protein MIRSSAASGSFTEPPKKSLGQNFLHERGVVDKIVLAIDPKPGDRLVEIGPGQGAMTFPLLDRHGSLTAIEFDRDLLTPLTAQAAAHGALTLVHANVLDVDLTALADGTPIRLVGNLPYNLSSPILFHALAHAAAIVDMHFMLQKEVVERMAAGPGSKVYGRLSVMLQAYCDVTALFVVGPGAFRPPPKVDSAVVRLVPRAPERIGIIDPKRFADIVRAAFGQRRKTLRNALGGTMDAEAITAAGIDPQQRAEQLSVADFVRLANHTATP, from the coding sequence ATGATCCGATCCTCCGCCGCCTCTGGCAGCTTCACCGAACCGCCGAAGAAATCGCTCGGCCAGAACTTCCTGCACGAGCGCGGTGTCGTCGACAAGATCGTGCTGGCGATCGACCCCAAGCCCGGCGACCGCCTGGTCGAGATCGGGCCCGGCCAGGGCGCGATGACGTTCCCGTTGCTCGACCGCCACGGCAGCCTGACGGCGATCGAGTTCGACCGCGACCTGTTGACGCCACTGACCGCGCAGGCGGCCGCGCACGGTGCGTTGACTCTGGTGCATGCCAATGTGCTCGATGTCGATCTGACCGCGCTCGCAGACGGCACGCCGATCCGGCTGGTCGGCAACCTGCCCTACAACCTGTCCTCGCCGATCCTGTTCCACGCGCTGGCGCATGCGGCCGCGATCGTGGACATGCACTTCATGCTGCAGAAGGAAGTCGTCGAGCGCATGGCCGCAGGCCCTGGCAGCAAGGTCTACGGACGGTTGAGCGTGATGCTGCAGGCCTACTGCGACGTCACTGCGCTGTTCGTCGTTGGACCAGGCGCGTTCCGCCCGCCGCCGAAGGTCGACTCGGCGGTCGTGCGGCTGGTGCCGCGTGCGCCCGAGCGCATCGGCATCATCGACCCCAAGCGCTTCGCCGATATTGTCCGCGCCGCATTCGGCCAGCGCCGCAAAACCCTGCGCAACGCACTGGGCGGCACGATGGACGCCGAAGCGATCACGGCAGCCGGCATCGATCCCCAGCAACGCGCCGAGCAGCTGTCGGTGGCCGATTTCGTGCGTCTGGCCAACCATACGGCCACGCCATAG
- a CDS encoding diacylglycerol kinase, which translates to MADETGHWPRGPVRMLKATVWSCQGLRAAWLHESSFRLEVCLLVVLAPLALWLGATGVERALLLGSCLLVLAVELLNSAIEAVIERYGAEHHELAGRAKDMGSAAVFVTMINVVAVWTLILLPRWL; encoded by the coding sequence ATGGCCGACGAGACCGGACATTGGCCGCGCGGGCCGGTACGGATGCTCAAGGCCACGGTGTGGTCCTGCCAGGGCCTGCGCGCCGCCTGGTTGCACGAGTCGTCGTTCCGGCTCGAGGTCTGCCTGCTGGTGGTGCTCGCGCCGCTGGCCTTGTGGCTGGGCGCGACGGGCGTGGAGCGGGCGCTGCTGCTGGGCAGCTGCCTGCTGGTGCTGGCGGTGGAGTTGTTGAATTCGGCGATCGAGGCGGTGATCGAGCGTTACGGCGCCGAGCATCACGAGCTCGCCGGGCGGGCCAAGGATATGGGATCGGCCGCAGTGTTCGTGACGATGATCAATGTGGTGGCGGTATGGACGCTGATCCTGCTGCCGCGCTGGCTGTAG
- a CDS encoding DUF1287 domain-containing protein, which produces MNRRPRLQPRLAALVLIGLVLSASAIAHPLADAARRQVGVTVRYDPAYVRLDYPGGDVPADRGVCTDVVVRALRTQGIDLQQRIHQDKRAHPQAYPRQWRLLAADPHIDHRRVPNQTTWFTRQGWSRPVVQARGDYRAGDIVAWRLDNGLLHIGIVSDRKADDRTPLVLHNIARGTREENVLLRWRIIGHYRPALVPESAAQARR; this is translated from the coding sequence ATGAACCGGCGTCCGCGCCTGCAGCCCCGGCTGGCAGCGCTCGTGCTGATCGGCCTGGTACTGTCGGCGAGCGCGATCGCGCATCCGCTGGCAGACGCCGCCCGGCGTCAGGTCGGCGTCACCGTCCGCTACGATCCGGCCTACGTCCGCCTGGACTATCCCGGCGGCGACGTGCCGGCCGATCGCGGCGTCTGTACCGATGTCGTGGTGCGCGCACTGCGCACGCAGGGGATCGACCTGCAACAGCGCATCCACCAGGACAAACGCGCCCATCCGCAGGCTTACCCTCGCCAGTGGCGGCTTCTGGCCGCCGACCCGCACATCGACCATCGACGCGTGCCCAACCAGACGACCTGGTTCACGCGCCAGGGCTGGTCGCGTCCCGTCGTGCAAGCCCGCGGCGATTACCGAGCGGGCGACATCGTCGCCTGGCGCCTGGACAACGGCCTGCTGCACATCGGCATCGTGTCCGACCGCAAGGCCGACGACCGTACGCCGCTGGTGCTGCACAACATCGCCCGCGGCACGCGCGAGGAGAACGTCTTGTTGCGCTGGCGCATCATCGGCCATTACCGACCGGCGCTCGTGCCGGAGTCGGCCGCTCAGGCGCGGCGGTAA
- a CDS encoding Co2+/Mg2+ efflux protein ApaG codes for MDETADYTLEIQIATRFLDEESTPDDDRYVFAYTIRIRNVGRLPAQLVSRHWIITDANGRVEEVHGDGVVGEQPRLEPGEAFTYTSGAVLSTAVGTMEGSYDMVGDDGAHFDAPIPPFTLSVPRTLH; via the coding sequence ATGGACGAGACTGCCGACTACACCCTCGAAATCCAGATCGCGACGCGCTTCCTCGACGAGGAATCGACGCCCGACGACGATCGCTACGTGTTCGCCTACACCATTCGTATCCGCAATGTCGGCCGGTTGCCGGCCCAGCTCGTCTCGCGCCACTGGATCATCACCGACGCCAATGGCCGCGTCGAGGAAGTGCATGGCGACGGCGTCGTCGGCGAACAGCCGCGGCTCGAGCCCGGCGAGGCCTTCACTTACACCTCCGGCGCGGTGCTGTCGACGGCGGTCGGGACGATGGAGGGCAGCTACGACATGGTCGGCGACGACGGCGCGCACTTCGACGCCCCGATTCCGCCGTTCACGCTGTCGGTTCCGCGTACCCTGCACTGA